The proteins below come from a single Procambarus clarkii isolate CNS0578487 chromosome 54, FALCON_Pclarkii_2.0, whole genome shotgun sequence genomic window:
- the LOC138352709 gene encoding uncharacterized protein: MNSDHRNQGGGGMTHAAHSHNGRVNSPETSRMPATLSCVCSLIFQGEEKHAESWTKSDHIKRVETQFSCEQQHQESLRESSSSSSASSSSSSSSVNNFHNSSSSSSTSSSTSSKNSISSNNCSSVNNFHNSSRNSTSASSTTTSSSSSVSNFHNSSSNSSSSASSSTSSSSSSSSVSNFHKSSSRNSTQRPPVPQLRETASIC; this comes from the exons ATGAATAGCGACCACAGGaaccagggaggaggaggaatgacCCACGCAGCCCACTCACATAACGGGCGAGTCAATTCACCGGAGACGAGCAGAATGCCAGCGACTCTCTCATGTGTTTGCTCCTTAATATTTCAAGGAGAAGAGAAGCATGCAGAATCCTGGACAAAATCTGACCatattaaaagagttgaaactcaGTTCTCTTGCGAA CAACAGCATCAGGAGTCTCTtagggagagcagcagcagcagcagcgccagcagcagcagcagcagcagcagtgtcaataacttccacaacagcagcagcagcagcagcaccagcagcagcaccagcagcaagaacagcatcagcagcaacaaCTGCAGCAGTGTCAATAACttccacaacagcagcaggaacagcaccagcgccagcagcaccaccaccagcagcagcagcagtgtcagtaacttccacaacagcagcagcaacagcagcagcagcgccagcagcagcaccagcagcagcagcagcagcagcagtgtcagtAACttccacaagagcagcagcaggaacagcacccAGCGGCCTCCCGTTCCACAGTTGAGAGAAACAGCAAGTATTT GTTGA
- the LOC138352708 gene encoding uncharacterized protein, which yields MASSQCKMASSQCKMASSQWKMASSQCKMASSQWKMASSQCKMASSQWKMASSQCKMASGQCKMASSQCKMASSQCRMASSQCKMASSQCKMASSQCKMASSQWKMASSQWKMASSYYRSDDIPSSVLQFKILQYKVTKPLYLSSVMAFFGLNRLNSL from the coding sequence ATGGCCTCTAGTCAGTGTAAAATGGCCTCTAGTCAGTGTAAAATGGCCTCTAGTCAGTGGAAAATGGCCTCTAGTCAGTGTAAAATGGCCTCTAGTCAGTGGAAAATGGCCTCTAGTCAGTGTAAAATGGCCTCTAGTCAGTGGAAAATGGCCTCTAGTCAGTGTAAAATGGCCTCTGGTCAGTGTAAAATGGCCTCTAGTCAGTGTAAAATGGCCTCTAGTCAGTGTAGAATGGCCTCTAGTCAGTGTAAAATGGCCTCTAGTCAGTGTAAAATGGCCTCTAGTCAGTGTAAAATGGCCTCTAGTCAGTGGAAAATGGCCTCTAGTCAGTGGAAAATGGCCTCAAGTTACTATAGAAGCGATGACATTCCATCGTCAGTGTTACAGTTTAAAATATTGCAGTATAAAGTAACGAAACCGCTATATCTTTCCTCAGTCATGGCGTTTTTTGGTTTAAACAGActtaacagtttatga